TATTCACCTCCTGTCTTTTTTCTCAGGAAGTGAATTGTACCTAACAAATTGTTCCTAGGGGGTTGCGATCGTTTCTAGAACTTGTGGGTCTGACCTTGTGGAGATAAATATGATATTATTAGGCTAATGCCTACAAAAAATCGCATAAAACAGTATGTTTCCGATGGTATATATCATATCTACAACCGTGGAGTGAATAAGCAGAGTATTTTTTTTGAAAAAGCGGATTACGCAGTTTTTCTGAGCTACATAAAGGATTATTTGGTTCCAACTAATAAAGAAGAAATAAGGCAACAATTAGTAGATCTCGACCTAAAAAATAGAGAGAAAGAAAAATTTATTCGAAAAATAGGGCTCAAAAATTATAGCAGTAGAATCTCTCTACTTGGATATTGTTTAATGCCTAATCATTTTCATCTATTAATTCATCAGAAAGATGAAAGAGCAATAGTAGAGTTTATGAAATCATTATGTTCGCGTTACACTATATTTGTCAATAAAAAATATAGCCGTGTTGGACCTCTTTTCCAAGGCGCATACAAAGGAGTTTTGGCTATCACTGACGAGCAACTGGTTCATCTTTCGTACTATATTCATAAACAAGCAATAATAACTCCGCAAGGTCTGACCTTGTGGGATTTGCGGAGTCAGAGGCCAAGTTCGTTACCGAATTATTTGGGTCAGATTAAACAAGAGTGGGTTAAGCCAGATAGAATTCTAAGTTGGTTTAATAAAAATTCAGAGAAAATAGGTAGTTATAGAGAATTTATGTCCATTTCGAGCGATAGTAACAGTGAATTCCCAATTGCAGAACTTCAAATAGACTAAATTAACTCCGCAAGGTCTGACCTTGCGGGATTAGCGGAGTTTGACAGCGTAGAGGTTGAGCTCATCAGAAGCATCGGGATTCAAGTTAGTTAAGATCACGACTGAGGATCCATCTGGCCAGGGAGTCACAAAATCTGGGTCAAAAGCACCGGCAAAAAGAGTCGTCTTATTGGTGGTATCAAAGGACATTATTTTTAGTTTGTCTTCCTCAATGTAGACTAGATGACTAGAGGTAGGAAACCAGCTTACATTTATCTCACTCTCAGGCCCCACAAGATAGTTACGGTCTTCTTTAAGATCGTAGGTATATAAGTTACCTGGTTTGATCTGGCGTATTTCCTGTGTGGAATTTACCCCAATAAGTGGAGGATCTATAACCTGGACAACCGTATCTTCCTTAATTCCTCGGTACAAAAACTTAGTTTCATTTGGTGAAAAGCTAATTATTTCAGCGGAGCTTGTTGCCATCAAGATAAGTTCTTTGGGTAGCGCTTCGATCTTGCTCTGGAGTGCTAAAGCTGCTTGTTCTTCCCATAGTTCAATTGTTTCCGCGCTGCTAGGAGCAAATGCAGGAACTGGATTATTGGCATTATTTAGCAAGTAAGCCGTAGTTTCAAACTGAACCAGTAATTGATCTTTATCAGGCGACCAGGTAATTATGATATCTTGGTCCAATAAATCCGCGGGTAGCGCAGCATACGCGACAATCCGGCGTGGGTTATTAGCAAATGCCAATGGGCGATTCTCTAAATCTAGCACAAAAATACCAGTTTGCTCCAGTATTTCTTGTCTGCGTAAGCCAGCAGCAATTGTTGCCTCAGGATCCCGTTTTACAAATGCAACAGCGCTACCATCCGGTGCAATCTGAGGGAATAAAACTCCAGAGTTTGTTAATGGCGATAAACCCGGGTTACGAGGAAAGAGTACGGCATCAGTCTGAGACACGACTTCTTCAAAGATGTTCATCTCTTTCTTCCATGGTTGAAACCCTTCTTTGCGAATTTCAACATCGTGTTTCCCTGGTGTAAGACTCAAGGTTGTGTTGGTCGCACTTTTCAGCTCTCCATCAACAAATACCTGTGCACCGTCTGGTTTTGAGGTGGCAACTAGCAACCCAGTTCCAGACATCACCTGCTCCTGAGTATTAAATCGGTAGCCTCGTGCATAGAAAATAACAACTATGGCTACTACAAGTAAAAGCGCAATAGATAATACTGGAAGAATTATGCTCCGCATCCTGCTATTATATAATAAACATAAGCGAAACAAGGTAAGACCCTACATGCAATGAAAGGTCTTGCCTTAAGTTAAGCGTACAACATGTTAATTAAAAGAATAGGAATTGATCTAGGAACAGCAAACTCACTTATCTATGTTGCAGGAGTGGGAATTGTGTTTGAGGAACCCACGGTTGTAGCCGTAAGTGACGATGGAAAAGTAGTTGCTGTGGGTAATGAAGCCAAAACAATGTTAGGACGCACACCTGGTAATATAACAGCGCTTCGACCGATGCGCGACGGAGTAATTGCAGATTATTCGGTCACTCGCACAATGTTGGCATATTTTATTGACCGTGCAGTTGGTCGTAACCGCCTATTCAAGCCCGAACTCATGATCTGTGTTCCATCTGGTTGTACCCAGGTTGAACGCCGTGCTGTAATAGACGCAGCCATGGGAGCTGGAGCCAAAACAGTATATCTTATAGAGGAGCCACTAGCTGCGGCTATTGGTGCTCAGATTCCTATAGCTGAAGCTTCCGGAAATCTTATTGTAGATTCAGGTGGGGGATCCACTGAAGCTGCCATTATTTCTCTCGGTGGCGTAGTCGCACATGCCTCTGTTAGGGTTGCGGGCAACCGACTCGATGAAGCAATTACTACTCACATGCGCAAAAAACATAATTTAGCAATTGGTTACCAAACAGCAGAGAATATTAAAGTTAAGCTCGGCTCCGCTCTCTTGCTCCCCAAACCGCTCTTTATGGAAGTTAAGGGTAGAGATTTAGCTGGTGGTTTACCACGCTTAGTGGAGATATCCTCAACAGAGATAAGAGAAGCCATCGATGAGGAACTAGTCGAGATTCTTGGTGCTGTAAAATCTGCCCTCGAACAAACGCCACCTGAGCTCGCCTCAGACATTATTGAAAAAGGCATTGTATTGTCAGGCGGCACTTGTCAACTTGCCAACTTTGATCGGTACATTACACAGGAAACCGGGGTTCCTGCTCATGTTGCGGAAGATCCTCTTTATTGCGTAGTTCGTGGCACTGGTGTTGCGCTTGAGAATATTGATCTCTACAAACAACACATTGGTCGCGCCTAAGCGAGACAAGGCTAAGCCTTTTATTTCATGAATGGCTTAGCCTTAAGCGAGTAACATGAAAACCTTAAACATACAAGTAGACGATATTAATCTCTCTACCGCTCTAGATAGGGTCATCAATGCAGTAAACAATAAAAAAGCATACCGTGTTGTCACACCTAACCCAGAAATAATCACTCAAGCCCAGTCTGATCCTGTCTTAGCAACTATTCTTAATAATGCGAATCTTGCCATTCCAGATGGAGTAGGTCTCAGGCTAGCCGGTATCAGAAATACAACACCCGGTGTTGAATTAATGCGCGAACTTATAAAGCTTGCTGCAATAAATAACTGGGGGATTGGGCTCTATGGTGGGCGGGGTAATTCTGCAAAGCTCGCCCTAGCTAAACTCCAAGCGCAACATCCCAATCTTAAAGGCTGGGCGATGGCTGCGCCAGAACTAAAAATTGGAGAAAAATTTGACGATGAGTACAAAAAAATTATAAGCAAGATTAAACTAAATAATACTAAAATAGTCTTTATTGCTTTAGGAGCACCTAAGCAGGAATATTTTATGGACAAACTAAAAACAGATACAGTTCTTATGGTGGTGGGAGGGAGTTTTGATGAGATCGCAGGCTTAGTAAGACCAACACCTGCTGTTGTGAATAAATTGGGTCTCAAATGGCTCTGGAGACTAATCTGGCAGCCTTGGCGCATTACCCGCCAACTCCGCCTCATTAAATTTTTATATTTATATTATTTTAAAACCGGGTTTTAAAATAATTTAAAAATAATTACTATGATATAGTCTAGGAATGCAGGTTAAATTAACTCGCTCAAGTAACAATCCCATCCTTTTGCCAACTAACAAGCCTTGGGAAAATCGTTATGTATATAATCCCGCCGTATTTGAACTAAATGGACAAATTCACCTCCTGTATCGCGCCCAGGGAACTGACATGATCTCTCGCTTAGGGTTAGCTCGCTTAGGAAAACCAGATGAAGTTCTTGAGCGCTCTTTCGACCCCGTCTTTGCTCCAGATCCTGCTAGCGAATACGAAGTATTAGGCGTAGAGGATCCTCGAGTAACAAAAATTGGGGATAAGTACTATATTCTCTACACAGCTGCTTCTCATTATCCAGAGATTGTTGAGTTCGATGAGGCCCATAAGAGACCCGAAAACTGGAGAGTACGCGTTAGCCTCGCGTATACCCATGATTTCCAGTCTTTTACTCGCTTTGGAGTTGTAATAGGCCATATTGATAGCAAGGATGCTGCTTTGTTCCCCGAGCTAATAAACGAGAATTATCTTATGGTTCACCGTGTAATACCACATGCCCGTCTCGCCATTGCCACAGACGCTCGAAACTACAAAGAACGGGGGCCCTTATTTTGGCCTCGACCAGGCATGTGGGACAGTAAACGAATTGGCAT
This genomic window from Candidatus Roizmanbacteria bacterium CG_4_9_14_0_2_um_filter_38_17 contains:
- a CDS encoding rod shape-determining protein, which codes for MLIKRIGIDLGTANSLIYVAGVGIVFEEPTVVAVSDDGKVVAVGNEAKTMLGRTPGNITALRPMRDGVIADYSVTRTMLAYFIDRAVGRNRLFKPELMICVPSGCTQVERRAVIDAAMGAGAKTVYLIEEPLAAAIGAQIPIAEASGNLIVDSGGGSTEAAIISLGGVVAHASVRVAGNRLDEAITTHMRKKHNLAIGYQTAENIKVKLGSALLLPKPLFMEVKGRDLAGGLPRLVEISSTEIREAIDEELVEILGAVKSALEQTPPELASDIIEKGIVLSGGTCQLANFDRYITQETGVPAHVAEDPLYCVVRGTGVALENIDLYKQHIGRA
- a CDS encoding glycosidase, whose translation is MQVKLTRSSNNPILLPTNKPWENRYVYNPAVFELNGQIHLLYRAQGTDMISRLGLARLGKPDEVLERSFDPVFAPDPASEYEVLGVEDPRVTKIGDKYYILYTAASHYPEIVEFDEAHKRPENWRVRVSLAYTHDFQSFTRFGVVIGHIDSKDAALFPELINENYLMVHRVIPHARLAIATDARNYKERGPLFWPRPGMWDSKRIGMGAPPIKTVYGWLLFYHGVDDNMVYRLGLALLDVHNPAIVLGRSSEPILEPEEAYEKEGLVPKVVFTCGAVETSSEYLVYYGAGDAVVGLATVSKDIILKWTKHIYDSCSSFHTFEQYGRDEKLFTG